In a single window of the Streptomyces sp. NBC_00094 genome:
- a CDS encoding MMPL family transporter: MLSKVLLRLGAGAARHPWRVIAAWLIAATLAVLAAIAFGGRTADSMTAPGLDSRRAAELIERAGTGQEGMTAQVVVTPLDGGATFFDDDGARTALTRLQTEVKRLPHVLGTSDPAAALDAGGDTAVRGGLVSADGRIAVVRVQYPDQSRLSAEDLDALVDLGDRLRAELPLRIEMGGNLFYAFSDPDGGASELIGLLAAAAILFLAFGSLVAAALPIGMAVFGLTVGVATMTVLAGVTEVPTFAPVLGSMVGLGVGIDYALFVLARHREYLACGLDPQAAAGRAVATAGRPVVFAGGTVVVSILGLAVANVPFMTVGGLAVSIVVLTMVVASVTLLPAFLGAAGPRLARASRIGRALQTGKPGRLARQRDTVAGAAPAAGWRRWIGHVSRHPVPYAIGAAGLLLTATLPVLGLRVGLPDDGSLPHSRTERRAYDLVAEGFGPGTNGPLVIAADPTGDPGVLDRLVGAVAADPGIASVAPTHIDRATGIATLVVFPTTSPQDKATADTIARLRTDVLPTAIGHGPARAHVGGAAASLSDVGQRTSQRLPVIVAAVLAMSFLLLMLVFRSILVPLKAVLLNLLSIGAAYGIMVAVFQWGWGSALIGLEATVPIVSFIPTFLFAILFGLSMDYEVFLLSRVREEYLRTGDNGTAIVEGVSGTARIITSAALIMVAVFLSFAVADDPSTKMFGLGLATAIFIDATVVRMVLVPATMTLLGRTNWWLPKWLDRMLPRGPVGTDDTAAESTGEAPPPRLVDR, translated from the coding sequence ATGCTCTCGAAAGTCCTGTTGCGCCTGGGCGCAGGCGCCGCCCGCCATCCCTGGCGGGTGATCGCGGCATGGCTGATCGCCGCCACGCTCGCCGTCCTCGCCGCGATCGCCTTCGGCGGGCGGACCGCGGACTCGATGACCGCTCCGGGGCTGGACTCCCGACGGGCCGCGGAACTGATCGAGCGGGCCGGCACCGGCCAGGAGGGGATGACCGCCCAAGTGGTCGTCACCCCGCTCGACGGCGGTGCGACGTTCTTCGACGACGACGGCGCGCGCACCGCTCTCACGCGGCTGCAGACCGAGGTGAAGCGGCTGCCGCACGTGCTCGGCACGAGCGACCCGGCGGCGGCGCTCGACGCGGGCGGGGACACCGCCGTGCGCGGCGGCCTCGTTTCGGCCGACGGGCGGATCGCGGTCGTCCGGGTGCAGTACCCCGACCAGAGCCGGCTGTCGGCCGAAGACCTCGACGCCCTCGTCGATCTCGGCGACCGGCTGCGCGCCGAGCTGCCGCTGCGCATCGAGATGGGCGGGAACCTCTTCTACGCCTTCTCCGACCCCGACGGCGGCGCGAGCGAGCTGATCGGCCTCCTCGCCGCGGCCGCGATCCTGTTCCTGGCGTTCGGTTCGCTCGTCGCCGCCGCGCTGCCGATCGGCATGGCGGTCTTCGGGCTGACCGTCGGGGTCGCCACGATGACGGTACTGGCGGGGGTGACGGAGGTCCCCACCTTCGCACCGGTCCTGGGCAGCATGGTCGGGCTCGGAGTGGGCATCGACTACGCGCTGTTCGTGCTCGCCAGGCACCGGGAGTACCTCGCGTGCGGGCTCGATCCGCAGGCGGCGGCCGGACGAGCGGTGGCAACGGCGGGGCGGCCCGTGGTCTTCGCCGGCGGCACCGTCGTCGTGTCGATCCTCGGCCTGGCGGTCGCGAACGTGCCGTTCATGACGGTGGGCGGGCTCGCTGTATCGATCGTCGTTCTGACCATGGTGGTCGCGTCGGTGACGCTTCTGCCGGCCTTCCTCGGCGCCGCCGGCCCACGCCTGGCCCGGGCCAGCCGGATCGGCCGGGCTCTGCAGACCGGGAAGCCGGGCCGACTCGCACGGCAGCGGGACACGGTGGCGGGCGCCGCTCCCGCCGCCGGTTGGCGGCGCTGGATCGGGCACGTCAGCCGGCACCCGGTGCCGTACGCGATCGGCGCGGCGGGGCTGCTGCTGACCGCGACGCTGCCCGTGCTCGGCCTGCGCGTCGGCCTGCCCGACGACGGCTCACTGCCCCACAGCCGTACCGAGCGCCGCGCCTACGACCTCGTCGCCGAGGGGTTCGGCCCGGGCACCAACGGTCCCCTCGTCATCGCCGCGGACCCCACCGGTGATCCGGGAGTGCTGGACCGACTCGTCGGGGCGGTCGCGGCGGATCCGGGCATCGCATCCGTCGCGCCGACGCACATCGATCGGGCCACCGGCATCGCGACCCTCGTGGTGTTCCCGACCACCAGCCCTCAGGACAAGGCCACGGCCGACACCATCGCCCGGCTGCGCACCGACGTGCTGCCCACGGCGATCGGGCACGGCCCGGCCAGGGCCCACGTCGGCGGCGCCGCCGCGAGCCTGTCCGATGTGGGCCAACGCACCAGCCAACGCCTGCCGGTGATCGTCGCCGCCGTGCTGGCGATGTCGTTCCTGCTGCTGATGCTGGTCTTCCGCTCGATACTCGTACCGCTCAAGGCGGTACTGCTGAATCTGCTGAGCATCGGCGCGGCCTACGGCATCATGGTCGCGGTCTTCCAGTGGGGCTGGGGAAGCGCACTCATCGGGCTGGAGGCGACGGTTCCGATCGTGTCGTTCATCCCGACGTTCCTCTTCGCCATCCTGTTCGGCCTGTCGATGGACTACGAGGTGTTCCTCCTCTCCCGCGTACGCGAGGAGTACCTGCGCACCGGCGACAACGGCACGGCGATCGTCGAGGGCGTCTCGGGCACCGCCCGGATCATCACCTCGGCCGCCCTCATCATGGTGGCGGTCTTCCTGTCCTTCGCCGTCGCCGATGACCCCTCCACCAAAATGTTCGGGCTCGGCCTGGCCACCGCGATCTTCATCGACGCCACGGTCGTACGCATGGTGCTGGTACCGGCGACCATGACACTCCTCGGCCGGACCAACTGGTGGCTGCCGAAGTGGCTGGACCGGATGCTTCCCCGCGGCCCGGTCGGCACCGACGACACCGCCGCGGAATCCACGGGTGAGGCCCCGCCTCCACGGCTGGTTGACCGTTGA
- a CDS encoding sensor histidine kinase, translated as MLRDDLRTLWTEPRPPDAPARVRRDWALLAAGLAGVALEATLRENVVWRPVAVVITVWLCLLPLWRRTRPLAMVTLAFGSVALLPVASLVAVPREPVGLYTGAVVLVLVYALPRWGSGREIVLGGAVILAVGALCVVTDGTSVVEKVAGFVVLLLPGAVGAAVRFRVTARERQLEQVRSREREQLARELHDTVAHHVSAMVIIAQAGRVLAGTDPSAAVEALEGVEEEGARTLEEMRAMVAALRDRGVGAELAPPAGVADLERLVRTPGGRLRVDLGLDGELDALPPAVDAAVYRIVQESVTNALRHAVDATELVVRVAAERHTVRVSVRDDGRRTGRGRDGYGLTGLRERAILLGGTLRAGPGTDRGWHVEAELPRARSESGVHSRPRR; from the coding sequence GTGCTCCGAGACGACCTGCGAACCCTGTGGACCGAACCCCGGCCGCCCGACGCGCCCGCCCGGGTGCGGCGGGACTGGGCGCTGCTCGCCGCGGGCCTTGCCGGTGTGGCGCTGGAGGCCACCCTGCGCGAGAACGTCGTGTGGCGGCCGGTGGCGGTGGTGATCACCGTATGGCTGTGCCTGCTGCCCCTGTGGCGCCGGACCCGCCCGCTGGCGATGGTGACGCTGGCGTTCGGCTCGGTGGCCCTGCTTCCGGTGGCCTCGCTCGTCGCCGTACCGCGCGAGCCCGTCGGCCTGTACACCGGCGCGGTCGTGCTCGTGCTGGTGTACGCGCTGCCCCGGTGGGGATCGGGACGCGAGATCGTGCTGGGCGGCGCGGTGATCCTCGCGGTCGGCGCGCTGTGTGTCGTCACGGACGGGACCTCGGTCGTCGAGAAGGTCGCGGGCTTCGTCGTCCTCCTGCTGCCCGGCGCGGTCGGGGCTGCCGTGCGGTTCCGGGTGACCGCTCGCGAGCGGCAGTTGGAGCAGGTGCGCTCCCGCGAGCGCGAGCAGCTCGCCCGGGAACTGCACGACACGGTGGCCCACCACGTGTCGGCCATGGTGATCATCGCCCAGGCGGGCCGGGTGCTCGCGGGCACCGACCCGTCCGCCGCCGTCGAGGCGCTGGAGGGGGTCGAGGAGGAAGGGGCGCGCACGCTGGAGGAAATGCGCGCCATGGTCGCCGCGCTGCGCGACCGCGGGGTCGGCGCCGAACTGGCGCCCCCTGCCGGAGTCGCGGATCTGGAGCGCCTGGTGCGCACCCCGGGTGGTCGCCTCAGGGTCGACCTGGGGCTCGACGGCGAACTGGACGCGCTGCCCCCGGCCGTGGACGCGGCGGTCTACCGGATCGTGCAGGAGTCGGTGACCAACGCGCTGCGCCATGCGGTCGACGCGACCGAGCTCGTCGTTCGGGTCGCCGCGGAACGGCACACGGTACGGGTGAGCGTGCGCGACGACGGCCGGCGCACCGGCCGGGGTCGCGACGGATACGGACTTACCGGACTGCGCGAGCGCGCGATCCTGCTCGGCGGCACACTACGAGCAGGCCCGGGTACCGACCGGGGCTGGCATGTCGAAGCCGAACTGCCGAGAGCGAGGAGCGAGAGCGGTGTCCATTCGCGTCCTCGTCGCTGA
- a CDS encoding response regulator transcription factor, protein MSIRVLVADDQTIIRTGLRIMLNAQPGIEVVGEAADGREAVRLARELRPDVCLFDIRMPVLDGLEATRLVAGPGVADPLAVVVITTFDLDEYVYGSLRAGARGFLLKDTGPDLLAQAVRSASDGEALIAPSVTVRLLQAFADLPAGRPVAQPVSPVTAREEQVLLAVARGLTNTEIADALHISLSTVKTHLASLMAKLGARNRVEIAMWAYETRRILPGT, encoded by the coding sequence GTGTCCATTCGCGTCCTCGTCGCTGACGACCAGACGATCATCCGCACCGGGTTGCGGATCATGCTGAACGCCCAGCCCGGCATCGAGGTGGTCGGCGAGGCCGCCGACGGGCGGGAAGCGGTACGTCTGGCCCGCGAACTACGCCCCGACGTCTGCCTGTTCGACATCCGCATGCCCGTACTCGACGGGCTCGAGGCCACCCGGCTGGTCGCCGGCCCGGGCGTCGCCGACCCGCTGGCCGTGGTCGTCATCACCACGTTCGACCTCGACGAGTACGTCTACGGCTCACTGCGCGCCGGCGCCCGCGGATTCCTCCTCAAGGACACGGGACCGGACCTTCTGGCGCAGGCCGTACGGTCGGCGTCCGACGGTGAGGCGCTCATCGCGCCCAGCGTCACCGTCCGTCTGCTCCAGGCATTCGCGGACCTGCCCGCCGGCCGGCCCGTGGCCCAGCCGGTCTCCCCCGTCACCGCCCGCGAGGAGCAGGTGCTCCTCGCCGTCGCTCGCGGGCTGACCAACACCGAGATCGCCGATGCACTGCACATCAGCCTCAGCACGGTGAAGACGCATCTGGCCAGCCTGATGGCCAAACTCGGCGCCCGCAACCGGGTCGAGATCGCGATGTGGGCCTACGAAACGCGCCGTATCCTCCCCGGAACCTGA
- a CDS encoding DUF397 domain-containing protein, producing MSLGVVPVRDSKVPAGQAFAVSAAAFTAFVDSIKVRRHGVRVRSPFSRRSTRARGAPAPAG from the coding sequence ATGTCCCTCGGTGTCGTCCCCGTCCGGGACTCCAAGGTTCCGGCCGGTCAGGCCTTCGCCGTCTCCGCCGCCGCCTTCACGGCCTTCGTCGACTCGATCAAGGTGCGGCGGCACGGAGTCCGCGTACGCTCGCCGTTCAGCCGGAGAAGTACACGTGCGCGAGGCGCACCCGCCCCCGCAGGGTGA
- a CDS encoding glycoside hydrolase family 3 C-terminal domain-containing protein yields MTPDRPPFRDPALPVALRVDDLLDRLTADERLALLHQFTPAVERLGIAAFRTGQEALHGVAWMGPATVFPQAVGLGASWHPELVRRVGEAVSREARAMRAKDERVGLNVWAPTVNLLRNPLWGRGEEGYAEDPVLTSAIATAFTRGLRGEHPLYWRTAPILKHWLAHNNEAARDTSSASVRPRVLHEYDLRAFRGVVEAGAVAGVMPAYNLVNGRPNHLSPYLEEELRSWTDQELFVCSDAGAPSNLGDSQGYFATQEEAVAAALRAGVDSFTDHGTDPTVILGRLRGALERGLIDREDVDRAVRRQLTVRFLLGEFDPELDPYADESRFDTPEHRELAREAAEAAVVLLRNEPAAGTGPLLPLADDGRRIAVVGLLGDACKLDWYSGALIHRSSPLDGLRERFGPDRVTFAEGVDRIRLRTASGARLRVPEAGATEPVRDAGGALDPALVAGRTDLPPLTADAQGSELALVDWGDGVLTLRAPDGRYLSVAEDGLVRASADEPGGWVVQETFRFEAHGDGHLLVHLGTGGYVSVAAEGVKVAADRGSAETFTVETVERGEEAVARAAAAADVVVVVAGNDPHINGRETEDRTTLALPAHQDRLWRAAHAANPRTALVLVSSYPYAVPEAAATLPALLWTAHGGQAAGTALARVLAGDVSPAGRLPQTWYASDGDLPGMLDYDVIGGRQTYLYFDGTPLFPFGHGLSYASFGYEELTATLDGRAVHISCTVTNTGAVASDEVAQVYARAVAPSVPRPHRELLAHERVHLAPGASVTLAFQVPLSALGHWDVAHGRWTVEPGAYEVQAGASSADIRRTVRVEVAGTAPGPRPVVAEGLAAADYDEQSGTVIVDRTKLSGDAVTPSSPDEDGTLLYRSCDFADGVTEAAVTVAGAGAVELSLTSGRSVRVEVPPTGGPYTYRTLTVPLEAQDVTDLRVTLRGRVRLAHVYFSG; encoded by the coding sequence GTGACCCCAGACCGGCCGCCCTTCCGTGACCCGGCACTTCCCGTCGCCCTGCGCGTCGACGATCTGCTCGACCGGCTCACCGCGGACGAACGACTCGCTCTGCTGCACCAGTTCACTCCCGCCGTCGAGCGCCTCGGGATCGCCGCCTTCCGCACCGGCCAGGAGGCCCTGCACGGCGTCGCCTGGATGGGCCCCGCGACCGTGTTCCCGCAGGCCGTGGGGCTCGGGGCGAGCTGGCACCCGGAGTTGGTGCGCCGGGTCGGCGAGGCGGTCTCGCGCGAGGCGCGGGCGATGCGCGCCAAGGACGAGCGGGTCGGCCTCAACGTCTGGGCGCCGACGGTCAATCTGCTGCGCAACCCGCTGTGGGGGCGCGGCGAGGAGGGGTACGCGGAGGACCCCGTACTGACCTCCGCGATCGCGACCGCGTTCACCCGGGGCCTGCGCGGCGAGCACCCGCTGTACTGGCGTACCGCACCGATCCTGAAGCACTGGCTGGCCCACAACAACGAGGCCGCGCGCGACACTTCCTCTGCCTCCGTACGCCCCCGCGTCCTGCACGAGTACGACCTGCGGGCCTTCCGCGGCGTCGTCGAGGCGGGCGCGGTGGCCGGGGTGATGCCCGCGTACAACCTCGTCAACGGACGCCCGAACCACCTCTCCCCGTACCTGGAGGAGGAGTTGCGGAGCTGGACGGACCAGGAGCTGTTCGTCTGCTCCGACGCGGGCGCACCGTCCAACCTCGGTGACTCCCAGGGGTACTTCGCCACGCAGGAGGAGGCCGTGGCGGCGGCGCTGCGGGCCGGTGTCGACTCCTTCACCGATCACGGGACGGACCCGACCGTCATCCTGGGCCGGCTGCGCGGGGCGCTGGAGCGCGGTCTGATCGACCGGGAGGACGTGGACCGGGCGGTGCGGAGGCAGTTGACCGTACGGTTCCTCCTCGGCGAGTTCGACCCGGAGCTCGATCCGTACGCGGACGAGAGCCGGTTCGACACCCCGGAGCACCGGGAGCTGGCCCGCGAGGCTGCCGAGGCGGCGGTCGTCCTGCTCAGGAACGAGCCGGCGGCGGGCACGGGCCCGCTGCTGCCGCTCGCGGACGACGGGCGCCGGATCGCGGTGGTCGGCCTCCTCGGCGACGCCTGCAAGCTGGACTGGTACAGCGGCGCCCTGATCCACCGTTCGTCCCCGCTGGACGGGCTCCGCGAGCGCTTCGGCCCCGACCGGGTGACCTTCGCCGAGGGCGTGGACCGGATCCGGCTGCGCACCGCGTCCGGCGCCCGGCTGCGGGTCCCGGAGGCCGGGGCCACGGAGCCCGTACGGGACGCCGGGGGCGCCCTCGATCCGGCGCTCGTCGCCGGCCGCACCGACCTGCCGCCGCTGACCGCCGACGCGCAGGGCTCCGAGCTGGCCCTCGTCGACTGGGGCGACGGCGTGCTGACGCTGCGCGCCCCCGACGGCCGGTACCTGTCGGTCGCCGAGGACGGCCTCGTCCGCGCGTCGGCGGACGAGCCCGGCGGCTGGGTCGTCCAGGAGACGTTCCGGTTCGAAGCCCATGGGGACGGGCACCTCCTTGTGCACCTCGGAACGGGCGGCTACGTCTCTGTCGCCGCCGAGGGCGTGAAGGTTGCCGCCGACCGCGGATCCGCCGAGACGTTCACCGTCGAGACCGTCGAGCGGGGCGAGGAGGCGGTCGCCCGGGCCGCCGCCGCGGCCGACGTGGTGGTCGTCGTCGCCGGGAACGACCCGCACATCAACGGCCGGGAGACCGAGGACCGTACGACGCTCGCCCTCCCCGCCCACCAGGACCGGCTGTGGCGGGCCGCGCACGCCGCCAACCCCCGGACCGCGCTCGTCCTCGTCTCCTCCTACCCGTACGCGGTCCCGGAGGCCGCCGCGACACTCCCCGCACTGCTGTGGACCGCACACGGCGGCCAGGCGGCGGGCACGGCGCTCGCCCGGGTCCTCGCCGGCGACGTCTCCCCGGCGGGCCGACTCCCGCAGACCTGGTACGCCTCCGACGGCGACCTGCCGGGGATGCTCGACTACGACGTGATCGGCGGGCGCCAGACGTATCTGTACTTCGACGGGACGCCGCTCTTCCCCTTCGGGCACGGTCTGTCGTACGCGTCCTTCGGGTACGAGGAGCTGACCGCCACCCTCGACGGGAGGGCGGTCCACATCTCCTGCACCGTGACGAACACGGGCGCCGTCGCCTCGGACGAGGTCGCCCAGGTGTACGCGCGGGCCGTGGCGCCCTCCGTGCCGCGCCCGCACCGCGAACTCCTCGCGCACGAGCGCGTCCACCTCGCCCCCGGCGCGTCCGTCACCCTCGCCTTCCAGGTGCCCCTGTCCGCCCTCGGCCACTGGGACGTGGCCCACGGCCGGTGGACCGTGGAGCCCGGCGCGTACGAGGTCCAAGCGGGCGCGTCCAGCGCGGACATCCGCCGCACGGTCCGCGTCGAGGTGGCGGGTACGGCCCCGGGCCCTCGCCCGGTCGTCGCCGAAGGCCTCGCGGCAGCCGACTACGACGAGCAGTCCGGCACGGTGATCGTCGACCGCACGAAGCTCTCGGGCGACGCGGTGACCCCGTCGTCACCGGACGAGGACGGCACCCTCCTCTACCGCTCCTGCGACTTCGCCGACGGCGTGACGGAGGCGGCCGTGACGGTCGCGGGCGCGGGCGCGGTCGAACTGTCCCTCACCTCGGGCCGTTCCGTCCGCGTCGAGGTGCCGCCGACGGGCGGCCCGTACACCTACCGCACGCTGACCGTCCCGCTGGAGGCCCAGGACGTCACGGACCTCCGCGTCACCCTGCGGGGGCGGGTGCGCCTCGCGCACGTGTACTTCTCCGGCTGA
- a CDS encoding extracellular solute-binding protein gives MTPNAVSTGSRRSTQSRRGFLASTAVAAAAVAGGAPLLTACGGGSGGGKKDGTTTGKDAAKLLPAFVAGTVVAPDIAPKNGSAAGFTRAIPSADLKASIAAKKGKGTALTVMAPFWGPPPASDNPYYKAMNEAIGVQATWQNQDGNVYDQKLGAVLASSEIPDVVVVPGWNLGGKIPSAIDAKFEDLGPYLSGDKVKAYPNLAAIPTDAWQRSLFGGKLRGLPMPASYVTNIAPFYRKDLFDAKGWQLPKSAEEFLALAKEITSAKSKVWACGDMTWTAYNMFGVLSGSDKALGWHLVDGKLINRIETPEYLEALAWTRRLYDAGVVHPDEKTQNQGDTSLRFTAGQCLMYNNDLSHWYAKTSEQAAQNPSFAMGAMDIPGHAGGTPKLWATNPANIWAFVKKGSSKAVVEDALAMADFTAAPYGTKERMLTDYGVEGVHHTVKDGLPVKTDKGNQEVSSSWLFVAGPAPYVAHPDTPEVTRAMVEWQQRMGAVTSKSSFYGMTITEPSRWTGLMNDFEQLEKDIVRGRKKVSDMQQAVSEWKTKGGDQLRDWYRKLLDTTGSAAS, from the coding sequence ATGACGCCGAACGCCGTCTCCACGGGCTCCCGGAGATCCACCCAGAGCCGGAGGGGCTTCCTCGCCTCCACCGCCGTCGCCGCCGCCGCGGTCGCCGGCGGCGCACCGCTGCTGACGGCCTGCGGTGGCGGCTCGGGCGGCGGGAAGAAGGACGGCACCACCACCGGCAAGGACGCGGCGAAGCTCCTTCCCGCCTTCGTGGCCGGCACCGTCGTCGCCCCCGACATCGCGCCGAAGAACGGCTCCGCCGCCGGCTTCACCCGCGCCATCCCGAGCGCCGACCTCAAGGCGTCGATCGCCGCCAAGAAGGGCAAGGGCACCGCCCTCACCGTCATGGCGCCGTTCTGGGGCCCCCCGCCCGCCTCCGACAACCCGTACTACAAGGCCATGAACGAGGCCATCGGAGTCCAGGCCACCTGGCAGAACCAGGACGGCAACGTCTACGACCAGAAGCTCGGCGCCGTCCTCGCCTCCAGCGAGATACCCGACGTGGTCGTCGTCCCCGGCTGGAACCTCGGCGGCAAGATCCCGAGCGCGATCGACGCCAAGTTCGAGGACCTCGGCCCGTACCTCTCCGGCGACAAGGTCAAGGCGTACCCCAACCTCGCGGCCATCCCCACCGACGCCTGGCAGCGCTCCCTCTTCGGCGGCAAGCTGCGCGGCCTGCCCATGCCCGCCTCGTACGTCACGAACATCGCGCCCTTCTACCGCAAGGACCTGTTCGACGCGAAGGGCTGGCAACTCCCCAAGAGTGCCGAGGAGTTCCTCGCCCTCGCCAAGGAGATCACCAGCGCCAAGTCGAAGGTGTGGGCCTGCGGCGACATGACCTGGACCGCCTACAACATGTTCGGCGTGCTCTCCGGCAGCGACAAGGCGCTCGGCTGGCACCTCGTCGACGGCAAGCTGATCAACCGCATCGAGACCCCCGAGTACCTCGAAGCCCTGGCCTGGACCCGCAGGCTCTACGACGCCGGAGTCGTCCACCCCGACGAGAAGACCCAGAACCAGGGCGACACCAGCCTCCGCTTCACCGCCGGCCAGTGCCTCATGTACAACAACGACCTCTCCCACTGGTACGCCAAGACGTCCGAACAGGCCGCGCAGAACCCGTCGTTCGCCATGGGCGCCATGGACATCCCCGGACACGCGGGCGGCACCCCGAAGCTGTGGGCCACCAACCCCGCCAACATCTGGGCCTTCGTGAAGAAGGGCAGCTCCAAGGCGGTCGTCGAGGACGCCCTCGCCATGGCCGACTTCACCGCCGCGCCCTACGGCACCAAGGAGCGGATGCTCACCGACTACGGCGTCGAGGGCGTCCACCACACCGTCAAGGACGGCCTGCCGGTCAAGACCGACAAGGGCAACCAGGAGGTCAGCAGCTCCTGGCTGTTCGTCGCCGGCCCCGCCCCCTACGTGGCCCACCCCGACACCCCCGAGGTCACCCGGGCCATGGTCGAGTGGCAGCAGCGCATGGGTGCCGTGACGTCCAAGTCCTCCTTCTACGGGATGACGATCACCGAGCCGTCCCGGTGGACCGGCCTCATGAACGACTTCGAGCAGCTGGAGAAGGACATCGTCCGCGGCCGCAAGAAGGTCTCCGACATGCAGCAGGCGGTCTCCGAGTGGAAGACCAAGGGCGGGGACCAGCTGCGCGACTGGTACAGGAAGCTCCTGGACACCACCGGATCCGCGGCGAGCTGA
- a CDS encoding sugar ABC transporter permease, protein MSTLDTKAKGPAARPPDGRSPRRAGRRDPRGADRRRNRTDGRVPLGRRFRRDRTLLLMTVPALVLVLVFNYVPILGNVVAFQDYDPYVSTNGVTAMLESPWVGLAQFERVFSDPSFWQAVENTLVLFLLQLVLFFPVPIALALLVNSVLRPRVRAVVQAVLYLPHFFSWVLVITVFQQILGGAGIIAQTLRQYGHEGFDLMTDPEVFKFLVTAEGIWKDAGWGVIVFLAALAAVNQDLYEAAAMDGAGRWRRMWHVTLPALRPVIALLLVLRVGDALTVGFEQLLLQRDAVGPGAAEVLDTFVWWTGLRSQDFSYAAAAGLIKGVVGLVLVLSANKVAHLMGEQGVYRK, encoded by the coding sequence GTGAGCACGCTCGACACGAAGGCGAAGGGCCCGGCCGCGCGGCCACCCGACGGCCGGTCCCCCCGCCGCGCCGGCCGTCGGGACCCGCGCGGTGCGGACCGGCGACGGAACCGTACGGACGGGCGCGTCCCGCTCGGCCGGCGGTTCCGGCGCGACCGGACCCTCCTCCTCATGACCGTTCCGGCGCTCGTCCTCGTCCTGGTCTTCAACTACGTCCCCATCCTGGGGAACGTGGTCGCCTTCCAGGACTACGACCCGTACGTCTCCACCAACGGCGTCACCGCCATGCTGGAGAGCCCCTGGGTCGGCCTCGCCCAGTTCGAACGGGTCTTCTCCGACCCGTCGTTCTGGCAGGCCGTCGAGAACACCCTCGTCCTGTTCCTGCTCCAGCTGGTGCTCTTCTTCCCGGTGCCCATCGCGCTCGCCCTGCTCGTCAACAGCGTGCTGCGGCCCCGGGTCCGGGCGGTCGTCCAGGCCGTCCTGTACCTGCCGCACTTCTTCTCCTGGGTGCTCGTCATCACCGTCTTCCAGCAGATCCTCGGCGGCGCCGGCATCATCGCGCAGACCCTCCGGCAGTACGGCCACGAGGGCTTCGACCTCATGACCGACCCCGAGGTCTTCAAGTTCCTCGTCACCGCCGAGGGCATCTGGAAGGACGCGGGCTGGGGCGTCATCGTCTTCCTCGCCGCGCTCGCCGCCGTCAACCAGGACCTGTACGAGGCCGCCGCCATGGACGGCGCCGGGCGGTGGCGCCGCATGTGGCACGTCACCCTGCCGGCGCTCCGGCCCGTGATCGCGCTGCTTCTCGTGCTGCGCGTCGGCGACGCGCTCACCGTCGGCTTCGAGCAACTGCTGCTCCAACGCGACGCCGTCGGACCGGGGGCCGCCGAGGTTCTCGACACCTTCGTCTGGTGGACCGGACTGCGCAGCCAGGACTTCAGCTACGCGGCCGCCGCCGGACTGATCAAGGGAGTCGTCGGCCTGGTGCTGGTGCTCTCGGCGAACAAGGTCGCCCATCTCATGGGCGAGCAGGGGGTGTACCGGAAATGA
- a CDS encoding carbohydrate ABC transporter permease, protein MTQRLTSRWAAPARPVWEEPPGRAGLAAKGLLLTAACLAVLVPLWIVVVTSLSSKKTITEVGGLVVVPRDITFIAYQELLSGGQVTRAAVVSVLVTVTGTLFSMTVSVLCAYGLSRPGSLGHRFILLALMATMFFGAGLIPTYLLVQTLGLTDTYLALILPSAVSVFNILVLRGFFMGISPELVDSARIDGAGDLRILWQIVMPLSRAVIAVITLFYAVGYWSAWFNASIYLSDQNMMPLQNVLIQLVQKQEIPVGLGQAVKAGNLSGLAVQMAVMVLALLPVAVLSPFVQKHFRKGMLTGAVKG, encoded by the coding sequence ATGACACAGCGCCTCACCTCGCGGTGGGCGGCGCCCGCCCGGCCCGTCTGGGAGGAGCCGCCCGGCCGGGCCGGTCTCGCCGCCAAGGGCCTGCTGCTCACCGCCGCCTGCCTCGCGGTCCTCGTACCCCTGTGGATCGTCGTGGTCACCAGCCTCTCGTCGAAGAAGACGATCACCGAGGTGGGCGGCCTGGTCGTCGTTCCCCGGGACATCACCTTCATCGCCTACCAGGAGCTGCTGAGCGGCGGCCAGGTCACCCGCGCCGCGGTCGTCAGCGTCCTCGTGACCGTGACCGGCACCCTCTTCTCGATGACCGTGTCGGTCCTCTGCGCGTACGGGCTCTCCCGGCCCGGCTCGCTCGGACACCGCTTCATCCTGCTCGCGCTGATGGCCACCATGTTCTTCGGCGCCGGGCTCATCCCCACGTATCTGCTCGTGCAGACCCTCGGCCTCACCGACACCTATCTGGCGCTGATCCTGCCGAGCGCCGTCAGCGTCTTCAACATCCTCGTCCTGCGCGGCTTCTTCATGGGCATCTCACCCGAACTCGTCGACAGCGCCCGGATCGACGGCGCCGGGGACCTGAGAATCCTCTGGCAGATCGTGATGCCGCTCTCGCGGGCGGTGATCGCCGTCATCACCCTCTTCTACGCGGTCGGTTACTGGAGCGCCTGGTTCAACGCCTCCATCTACCTGAGCGACCAGAACATGATGCCGCTGCAGAACGTCCTCATCCAGCTCGTGCAGAAACAGGAGATCCCGGTCGGCCTCGGCCAGGCCGTCAAGGCCGGCAACCTCTCCGGGCTCGCCGTCCAGATGGCCGTCATGGTCCTCGCCCTGCTGCCGGTCGCCGTCCTCTCGCCCTTCGTCCAGAAGCACTTCAGGAAGGGCATGCTCACCGGCGCCGTCAAGGGCTGA